In Haemorhous mexicanus isolate bHaeMex1 chromosome 6, bHaeMex1.pri, whole genome shotgun sequence, a single window of DNA contains:
- the APIP gene encoding methylthioribulose-1-phosphate dehydratase: MPSAPQAPARPPKEAPEQGPRAGRAMAAAGGDAAQDGLHPRNLIPELCRLFYGLGWVTGTGGGISLKHGEEIYIAPSGVQKERIQPEDMFVCDMNEQDISGPPLHKKLKKSQCTPLFMNAYTMRGAGAVIHTHSKAAVMATLLYPGSEFSITHQEMIKGIQKCTSGGYYRYDDTLVVPIIENTPEEKDLKERMARAMEKYPDSCAVLVRRHGVYVWGETWEKAKTMCECYDYLFDIAVQMKQHGLDPSKHPAGENGIL, encoded by the exons ATGCCCAGCGCTCCTCAGGCGCCCGCGCGGCCGCCCAAAGAAGCCCCCGAGCAAGGACCCCGCGCTGGCCGCGCCATGGCGGCCGCCGGCGGGGACGCGGCGCAG gatGGGTTACATCCAAGGAATCTTATCCCTGAGCTTTGTAGACTTTTTTATGGTTTAGGCTGGGTAACAGGAACTGGTGGAGGAATCAGCTTGAAACATGG AGAAGAAATCTACATCGCTCCTTCAGGAGTCCAAAAGGAAAGAATACAG CCAGAAGATATGTTTGTTTGTGACATGAATGAGCAGGACATCAGTGGTCCTCCACTGCACAAGAAACTAAAGAAAAGCCAGTGCACACCTCTTTTTATGAATGCCTACACTATGAGAG GGGCAGGCGCAGTGATCCATACACATTCCAAGGCTGCTGTTATGGCTACCCTTCTTTACCCAGGGAGTGAGTTCTCTATTACCCATCAGGAGATGATAAAAGGAATCCAGAAGTGTACTTCAGGAGGCTATTACAG aTACGATGATACACTAGTGGTTCCTATTATTGAGAATACACCAGAAGAGAAGGATCTCAAGGAGAGAATGGCACGTGCAATGGAAAAATACCCAGACTCTTGTGCTGTCCTGGTCAGACGTCACGGTGTTTATGTATGGGGAGAGACATgggaaaaagccaaaaccat GTGTGAATGTTATGACTACTTGTTTGATATCGCAGTGCAGATGAAGCAGCATGGGCTAGATCCTTCAAAACATCCAGCAGGAGAAAATGGGATCTTGTAA